In Bacteroidota bacterium, a single genomic region encodes these proteins:
- a CDS encoding sodium:solute symporter has product MSIYVILLSVLGYFGLLVLIAWYTTRKADSNSYFTGNKQSPWYIVAFGLIGDSLSGVTFISVPGAVGTNQFSYMQMVLGYIIGYLIIAQFLLPLYYKLNLISIYSYLEQRFGKTAQKTGSLFFILSRIVGASFRLYIALIVLDVYFFSALHIPFAVSTLIVIGLILLYTYKGGIKTLVWTDTLQSAFLLAGVALSIYVVCNQLHLSLFDTITLVKESPMSKLFFFDDWLSKNHFIKQFLGGMFIAIAMTGLDQNMMQKNLSCKSLADAQKNIRWFSIIVVFINLLFVSLGVLLYQFAATKGIAIPEKTDQLFPSIALNYIGGIGAIIFILGITAATFSSADSVLTTLTTSFCIDILGFDETNESKEHKSKRYYIHIAFALLLFFLIILFKEMNNDAVINQVFRFAGYTYGPLLGLFAFGLFNKIKVNDKLIPIVCIAAPIICYFLDTFSKQLFNGYQFGQELLIVNGLITYAGLLLLKSKTDNQLA; this is encoded by the coding sequence ATGTCCATTTATGTTATTTTATTATCAGTACTGGGATACTTTGGCTTATTGGTTTTAATAGCCTGGTACACCACCCGAAAAGCTGATAGCAACAGCTATTTCACTGGCAATAAACAATCACCCTGGTATATAGTAGCCTTTGGCTTAATTGGCGACTCACTTTCTGGAGTTACCTTTATATCAGTACCCGGTGCAGTTGGTACCAATCAGTTTAGTTATATGCAAATGGTATTAGGTTATATAATTGGCTATTTAATTATAGCCCAATTCCTGTTACCCCTCTATTATAAACTCAATCTCATATCCATATACTCCTACTTAGAACAACGATTTGGCAAAACTGCACAAAAAACAGGCTCTCTCTTCTTCATATTATCGCGTATAGTCGGGGCCTCATTTCGTTTATACATAGCCCTCATAGTATTAGACGTTTATTTTTTTAGCGCTCTGCATATTCCATTTGCTGTTTCAACCCTGATTGTTATTGGGCTTATATTATTATATACCTATAAAGGTGGTATAAAAACCTTGGTATGGACCGATACTTTACAATCAGCTTTTCTGTTAGCAGGTGTAGCCTTATCCATATATGTAGTTTGCAACCAATTGCACTTATCCTTATTTGATACCATAACCTTAGTAAAAGAAAGCCCTATGAGCAAATTGTTTTTCTTTGATGACTGGTTAAGCAAAAATCATTTCATTAAACAATTTTTAGGAGGTATGTTCATTGCCATTGCCATGACCGGTTTAGACCAAAACATGATGCAAAAAAACTTAAGTTGTAAAAGTTTAGCCGATGCACAAAAAAACATCAGGTGGTTTAGTATTATAGTAGTATTTATTAATTTACTGTTTGTAAGCTTAGGTGTTTTATTATATCAGTTTGCTGCTACCAAAGGCATAGCTATTCCCGAAAAAACCGACCAGCTATTTCCAAGCATTGCTTTGAACTATATTGGAGGCATTGGAGCTATTATATTTATATTAGGTATAACCGCTGCTACCTTTAGCAGTGCCGATAGTGTATTAACCACACTTACAACCTCATTTTGTATTGATATACTCGGCTTTGACGAAACAAACGAAAGCAAAGAGCACAAAAGCAAGCGTTATTATATTCACATTGCCTTTGCTTTACTCCTGTTTTTTTTAATAATACTGTTTAAAGAAATGAATAACGATGCCGTAATTAATCAGGTATTCAGGTTTGCAGGTTATACCTACGGACCACTGTTAGGTTTATTTGCTTTTGGCTTATTCAATAAAATAAAGGTGAACGATAAGTTAATACCCATAGTTTGTATAGCTGCCCCTATTATTTGCTATTTCCTTGATACCTTTTCAAAACAATTATTCAATGGTTATCAATTTGGGCAAGAGTTATTAATA
- a CDS encoding (Fe-S)-binding protein: protein MISQIIFLIITTVAVYLFAKSLGKIRRNILLGKDIDLSDNKPIRLRTMLRVAFGQSKMGTRPVAAFFHFIIYVGFILINIEVGEILIDGIFGTHRVLSFFGPVYNVAIGFFEILALGVLIACIVFLCRRYIVKIKRFTSPELKGFPNQDAASILSIEIILMAALLCMNGADQLLQAQGAEHYKIAGAFPISSWLTTPLFSGLSAHTLILIERGAWWFHIIGIFIFMNYLPFSKHFHVILAFPNTYYSNLKPKGELNNMAAVTQEVTLMLDPTAATPPGYEPPTSFGVKEVTDLTWKNLMDAYSCTECGRCTSSCPQNQTGKLLSPRKIMMDTRDRLVEVGKNIDFNGSFTDDNKNLHSYISEEELWACNTCNACVEACPININPMEIIVEMRRYKVMEQSAAPASLNNMFSNLENNQAPWQFSPMDRANWAEEI, encoded by the coding sequence ATGATTTCACAAATAATATTCCTAATTATTACAACCGTAGCAGTCTATTTATTTGCTAAAAGTTTAGGTAAAATTCGTAGAAATATATTGTTAGGAAAAGATATAGACCTAAGCGATAATAAACCCATTCGATTAAGAACCATGCTGCGTGTAGCCTTTGGTCAGAGTAAAATGGGAACACGCCCCGTAGCAGCCTTTTTTCACTTTATTATATACGTTGGTTTTATACTTATAAATATAGAAGTAGGCGAAATATTAATAGATGGTATATTTGGCACCCATAGAGTACTATCCTTTTTTGGTCCAGTTTATAATGTAGCCATTGGTTTTTTTGAAATATTAGCCTTAGGCGTGCTTATAGCCTGTATTGTATTTTTGTGCAGGCGCTATATTGTTAAAATAAAACGTTTTACCAGTCCCGAGTTAAAAGGTTTCCCCAATCAGGATGCAGCTAGTATTTTAAGTATTGAAATTATATTGATGGCCGCCTTGCTTTGCATGAACGGAGCCGACCAATTATTACAGGCACAAGGAGCTGAACATTATAAAATAGCAGGCGCTTTTCCTATTAGCAGCTGGCTAACAACACCACTGTTTAGTGGTTTGTCAGCCCATACATTAATTCTAATAGAGCGTGGCGCCTGGTGGTTTCACATTATTGGCATATTTATTTTTATGAATTATTTGCCATTTAGCAAACACTTCCATGTTATTTTAGCTTTCCCTAATACCTATTATTCAAACCTGAAACCCAAAGGAGAGTTAAACAATATGGCAGCAGTTACCCAAGAAGTAACCCTAATGCTTGACCCAACAGCCGCAACTCCTCCCGGTTACGAACCACCTACCAGTTTTGGCGTGAAAGAAGTAACAGACTTAACCTGGAAAAACTTAATGGATGCATACAGTTGTACCGAATGCGGTCGCTGTACCAGTAGTTGCCCGCAAAACCAAACAGGCAAACTATTATCGCCCCGCAAAATAATGATGGACACCCGCGACCGATTGGTAGAAGTGGGAAAAAATATTGATTTCAATGGCAGCTTTACCGATGACAATAAAAACTTACATTCATACATAAGCGAGGAAGAGTTGTGGGCCTGTAATACCTGTAATGCTTGTGTTGAAGCCTGCCCTATCAATATCAACCCGATGGAAATAATAGTAGAAATGCGCAGATACAAAGTAATGGAACAAAGCGCAGCACCCGCTTCCCTAAACAATATGTTTAGCAACTTAGAAAACAACCAGGCTCCATGGCAGTTTAGCCCTATGGACAGAGCCAACTGGGCAGAAGAAATATAG
- a CDS encoding OmpA family protein, which translates to MRNICLNKTKTILVVALLIVTFTNAYTQTNPQRTKFNRWGLGLRLNHLYDVKFTAYDKLANGFSGEDVSGLNGSKTKIDLAFGLDLIYFVSPLVSIDASYDMGKMTGANAIDYYESDVSFLTLGLNYDLKGRNQRTPNTWVPFLRASIGEGSYDTKRKFIEDEVTFHTESGTALQVGLGAGIRYHINDNWHLNLQSEFITAYTDAWDGYNYGSGKEHMAKTCLGLRYTFGKNKHQDRAVAWQFSNQNPADNSELMNKLLLSIGDSLKNINNKVEQLQANNNNLQAQLNKDTDEDGVPDIKDLCPGEKGALANGCNEAVIKKDSNNNNSKPSTPNGNTAPAATSSIANSGDAQLIKNMILIEMNNIRFGKGKSDLNSDAVDILNRTSVMLKRNANFKLVIFGHADQDGSEKANYRISQKRAQTVANYLTKKGIAIDRIEQKPMGKKELIDTATTAKAKANNRRVEFAIELMK; encoded by the coding sequence ATGAGAAATATTTGTTTAAATAAAACAAAAACCATACTGGTAGTAGCCCTTTTAATAGTAACATTTACCAATGCATATACACAAACTAATCCCCAACGAACCAAGTTCAATCGTTGGGGGTTAGGTTTAAGATTAAACCATCTTTATGATGTAAAATTCACCGCTTACGATAAATTAGCAAATGGATTTTCAGGTGAAGATGTAAGTGGATTAAATGGCAGTAAAACAAAAATTGATTTAGCATTTGGATTAGACCTGATATACTTTGTGAGTCCATTAGTAAGTATTGATGCCTCTTATGACATGGGGAAAATGACAGGTGCTAATGCTATTGATTACTATGAATCAGATGTGAGTTTTTTAACCTTAGGTTTAAACTACGATTTAAAAGGTAGAAACCAGCGTACACCTAATACCTGGGTTCCTTTTTTAAGAGCAAGTATTGGCGAAGGCTCATACGATACCAAACGTAAATTTATTGAAGACGAGGTAACTTTCCACACAGAAAGTGGAACTGCACTTCAGGTTGGTTTAGGAGCAGGTATACGCTACCATATAAACGACAATTGGCATTTAAATTTACAGAGCGAATTTATTACCGCCTATACCGATGCTTGGGATGGCTATAACTACGGTTCAGGTAAAGAACATATGGCAAAAACCTGTTTAGGTCTTCGTTACACATTTGGTAAAAACAAACACCAGGATAGAGCAGTTGCTTGGCAATTCAGCAACCAAAATCCGGCTGACAATTCGGAACTAATGAATAAACTATTGTTATCAATAGGTGACAGTTTAAAAAACATTAACAACAAAGTAGAGCAATTACAGGCCAACAACAACAATTTACAAGCCCAGTTAAATAAAGATACCGATGAAGATGGTGTGCCTGATATTAAAGATTTATGTCCGGGAGAAAAAGGCGCATTGGCAAATGGCTGCAACGAAGCTGTAATAAAAAAAGACAGTAATAATAACAATTCTAAACCAAGTACACCTAATGGAAATACTGCACCTGCAGCAACTTCAAGTATTGCAAACAGTGGCGATGCACAGTTAATTAAGAATATGATTCTGATAGAAATGAATAATATTCGTTTTGGCAAAGGAAAATCAGACTTAAACAGCGATGCAGTAGATATACTGAATAGAACAAGCGTAATGTTAAAACGTAACGCCAACTTTAAACTAGTTATATTCGGACATGCAGACCAAGATGGTTCAGAAAAAGCAAATTACAGAATATCACAAAAAAGAGCTCAAACTGTAGCCAATTACTTAACCAAAAAAGGAATTGCAATAGATCGCATTGAACAAAAACCAATGGGTAAAAAAGAATTAATTGATACTGCTACCACAGCAAAAGCAAAAGCAAACAACAGACGTGTAGAATTTGCTATTGAATTAATGAAATAA
- a CDS encoding HYR domain-containing protein: protein ATLSVSPSSFTCANVGANTVTLTVTDNNGNIKTATATVTVSDTVRPVATAQNITTYLNAAGTSTITASQVNNGSTDACGIATLSVSPSSFTCANVGANTVTLTVTDNNGNIKTATATVTVSDTVRPVVVTQNKTIYLNGAGSASVTAAQINNGSTDACGVATVALSQTAFTCSNTGANTVTLTVTDVNGNIKTGNATVTVLDTIKPIVVCKADTAILDATGNITIAPDSVKASASDNCSIASASLSKTTFNTTNIGNNSVVLTITDASGNVSTCTTNVLVIEPKPVAICQNATVYLNASGSGTLTVNQVDNGSYSLVGIASRVLSKTSFNCTDLGTNSVKLTVTNTYNNSDSCTSTVTVLDTIKPTVITKTYTTYLNASGTASITAANIDNNSTDNCGVASTVASKTSFNCSNVGSNTVWLIVADASGRKDSASTTVTILDTIKPTVNIQNSVVLYLNQTGSINITPSQFNNGSTDNCSIASTSITPTTITCADLGVKNVTLKVTDVNGNIDSATTSVIVLDPIAPVARPKANLTVYLSTNGQAVINPSLLDSASTDNCSITSRVLSQSVFNCSNIGNNTISFTVQDQSGNANAASVIITVLDTISPIATVSNQSLYLNASGTASITAAQVNNNSTDNCGVATIAINKTSFSCADLGSSNIIFTVTDINGNSKTASVNVNVFDTIRPVMRPKQFISAYLNTSGTATITVAGVDSASSDNCNIASKTLSQSTFTCANVGINTVTLTGTDSTGNTSGKAFTVTIIDTITPLLSTKPATIYLNATGNVTLSPTQVILSSSDNCSITSSSLSQSSFNCTNLGTNTVNITVTDASSNSKTLSASVTVLDTIKPTVITQNKTIYLNASGNASLTAAQVNNGSTDNCAIQTTSISKTTYTAVDLGINTITFTATDASSNSQTVNVTVTVLDTTRPIVITQNLTLYLNNVGTATVTAAQINNGSSDNAGINTLLLSKTSFNCNDIGTNTVTLSVSDVSNNTANANAVITVLDTIKPTIVAQNISVYLNGLGLATVTAQQANNGSTDNCGISNVTLSKTNFGCTERGINNAILTVSDASGNTVTTVITITVLDTIKPNVVVNNNLNLYLNATGNVSLTTAQVNNGSTDNCGITTLALSKTSFNGTNLGLNIINFTATDASGNSQTVSLNVSILDTVRPIVIAQDKTIYLNNSGNAVLTAAEVNNGSTDNVGINNISINKTLFNCNDAGTSLVEFTASDVSGNRSSAIVNVTVLDTIKPVVTFMPTDVVFGHCGANYRYIVPTATDNCGEVRIYQTEGVALGNTYPVGITTNVFTFTDKAGNVVTRSFKVTVLPPYLPDTFPSMAVCSSVPAFDLTRGNSNVIFSGSGVSVDGKTFDPSLSGAGNFHITFIFTDTTSCETKGTFVVTVYRAPDKPIIVRMNADVLQVQQIFHSYQWYRNGVAIPGATNQAYTMTRSGVYSVVVGTNQGCSTASDPLGVGVPVGVNNVTEQVKFSIHPNPSSGLFTIDIEGISGKQTNIIVYDALGKQIKEVATHTFTTDLDLTDLAPGTYYVRLNQDNKTSLKPIIIAK from the coding sequence AGACCGGTGGCTACTGCTCAAAATATTACTACTTACTTAAATGCTGCGGGTACATCAACTATCACTGCTTCACAAGTGAACAATGGTTCAACGGATGCGTGTGGTATTGCTACTTTAAGCGTTTCACCAAGCTCATTTACTTGTGCCAATGTAGGTGCCAACACAGTTACTTTAACTGTAACTGATAATAATGGTAACATCAAAACAGCTACTGCTACAGTAACCGTTTCTGACACAGTAAGGCCAGTAGTAGTTACACAGAACAAAACCATTTACTTAAATGGGGCCGGTTCAGCTTCAGTAACTGCTGCTCAAATTAACAATGGTTCAACTGATGCGTGTGGAGTAGCAACTGTTGCCTTGTCACAAACTGCATTTACCTGCTCAAATACAGGAGCTAACACAGTAACCTTAACAGTAACAGATGTAAACGGCAATATCAAAACAGGTAATGCTACTGTTACAGTACTTGATACTATCAAACCAATTGTAGTATGTAAAGCAGATACTGCTATTCTTGATGCAACCGGTAATATAACCATTGCTCCTGATAGTGTAAAAGCATCGGCCAGCGACAACTGTAGCATAGCGAGTGCATCATTAAGCAAAACAACATTTAACACCACTAATATTGGTAATAACAGTGTAGTTCTAACTATTACTGATGCTTCAGGTAATGTAAGCACATGTACTACCAACGTATTAGTAATTGAACCTAAACCGGTGGCTATCTGCCAAAATGCAACTGTATACTTAAATGCATCAGGTAGTGGAACACTTACTGTTAACCAAGTTGACAATGGAAGTTATAGCTTAGTAGGGATTGCAAGCAGGGTTTTATCAAAAACCAGTTTCAACTGTACCGACTTAGGAACCAATAGTGTAAAACTAACAGTAACAAACACCTATAACAATAGCGATTCATGTACATCAACAGTAACCGTGCTTGATACTATTAAACCTACTGTTATCACTAAAACTTATACTACCTATTTAAATGCATCAGGTACAGCAAGTATTACTGCTGCAAATATCGATAACAATTCAACCGATAATTGCGGTGTGGCTTCAACCGTTGCTAGTAAAACCAGCTTTAACTGCAGCAATGTAGGTAGCAATACTGTTTGGTTAATAGTAGCCGATGCTTCAGGCAGAAAAGATTCAGCATCAACAACAGTAACTATATTAGATACTATTAAACCTACTGTGAACATACAAAATAGTGTAGTATTATATCTGAACCAAACTGGTAGCATTAACATTACACCCTCACAATTTAACAATGGAAGTACTGATAATTGTAGTATTGCAAGTACAAGCATTACACCAACTACCATTACTTGTGCTGACTTAGGTGTTAAAAACGTTACCTTAAAAGTAACCGATGTAAATGGCAATATTGATTCAGCAACTACGAGCGTTATTGTCCTTGACCCTATTGCTCCGGTAGCACGTCCAAAAGCTAATTTAACTGTTTACCTTTCAACCAATGGCCAGGCAGTAATTAATCCAAGTTTATTAGATAGTGCAAGTACCGATAATTGTAGCATTACAAGTAGAGTATTAAGCCAATCAGTATTTAACTGCTCAAATATTGGGAACAATACCATTAGCTTTACCGTACAGGATCAAAGTGGTAATGCCAATGCCGCTTCAGTTATTATAACTGTTTTAGATACTATTTCGCCAATTGCAACAGTATCAAATCAAAGTCTTTACCTAAACGCAAGCGGTACTGCTTCTATTACTGCAGCGCAGGTAAATAATAACAGTACTGATAATTGTGGTGTAGCAACAATTGCTATCAATAAAACCTCATTCTCTTGTGCAGACTTAGGAAGCAGCAATATTATATTTACAGTAACTGACATAAACGGAAACAGCAAAACAGCCAGTGTAAACGTAAATGTATTCGATACTATTCGTCCGGTAATGCGTCCTAAACAATTTATAAGCGCTTACTTAAATACAAGTGGTACTGCAACCATTACGGTAGCCGGTGTTGATAGTGCCAGTTCAGACAACTGTAATATAGCAAGCAAAACATTAAGCCAAAGTACATTTACTTGTGCTAATGTGGGTATAAATACTGTAACCTTAACCGGTACTGATTCTACAGGTAATACTTCAGGTAAAGCATTTACAGTAACAATTATAGATACCATTACACCGCTGCTTAGTACCAAACCAGCTACTATATATTTAAATGCTACAGGCAATGTAACACTGAGCCCTACCCAAGTAATACTAAGCAGTAGCGACAATTGTTCTATAACAAGCAGCAGCTTAAGCCAAAGCAGTTTTAACTGTACCAACTTAGGAACAAATACAGTTAATATAACTGTTACCGATGCAAGTAGTAACAGTAAAACACTAAGTGCTTCAGTAACCGTATTAGATACTATTAAACCTACCGTTATTACACAAAACAAAACCATTTACTTAAATGCAAGTGGAAATGCCAGCTTAACTGCCGCGCAAGTAAATAATGGTTCAACTGACAATTGTGCTATACAAACCACAAGCATTAGCAAAACAACCTATACTGCTGTTGACTTGGGTATAAACACCATTACATTTACAGCAACTGATGCAAGCAGCAACAGCCAAACAGTAAATGTTACAGTAACAGTATTAGATACTACCAGACCAATTGTAATAACACAAAACCTTACGTTATACTTAAACAATGTAGGAACAGCAACTGTTACTGCAGCCCAAATAAACAATGGTAGTAGCGACAATGCCGGTATCAACACTTTATTATTAAGCAAAACAAGTTTCAACTGTAACGACATTGGAACCAATACCGTTACATTAAGTGTAAGCGATGTGAGTAATAACACTGCAAATGCAAACGCTGTTATTACCGTATTAGATACTATTAAACCTACCATAGTAGCTCAAAACATAAGTGTTTACTTAAATGGTTTAGGTTTAGCTACTGTTACGGCACAACAAGCAAACAATGGCTCAACCGACAACTGTGGTATTAGCAATGTAACATTAAGCAAAACGAACTTTGGTTGCACAGAAAGAGGAATAAACAACGCCATACTAACAGTAAGTGATGCAAGCGGAAATACAGTAACAACTGTAATTACAATAACCGTGTTAGATACTATTAAACCAAACGTAGTAGTAAACAACAATTTAAACCTATACTTAAATGCTACAGGCAATGTAAGCTTAACTACAGCTCAGGTAAACAATGGTTCAACTGATAACTGTGGTATTACAACCTTAGCTTTAAGCAAAACAAGTTTCAACGGAACCAACTTAGGTTTAAACATAATAAACTTTACAGCTACCGATGCAAGTGGTAACAGCCAGACAGTTTCATTAAATGTTAGCATACTAGATACAGTTAGACCAATTGTAATAGCACAGGATAAAACTATCTACCTTAACAATTCAGGTAATGCTGTTTTAACTGCCGCAGAAGTAAACAATGGTTCAACAGATAACGTTGGTATTAACAACATCAGCATCAATAAAACATTGTTTAACTGTAACGATGCAGGTACCAGCTTAGTTGAATTTACTGCAAGCGATGTAAGCGGAAACAGAAGCAGCGCTATTGTAAATGTTACCGTACTAGATACCATTAAACCAGTAGTTACCTTTATGCCTACAGATGTAGTATTCGGACATTGTGGTGCCAACTACCGTTATATAGTACCAACAGCTACGGATAATTGCGGAGAAGTAAGAATATACCAAACAGAAGGAGTAGCATTAGGTAACACCTACCCTGTAGGTATTACAACCAACGTATTTACATTTACTGATAAAGCCGGTAACGTAGTAACACGTAGCTTCAAAGTAACAGTATTACCTCCTTACTTACCTGATACATTCCCTAGTATGGCTGTATGTAGTAGCGTACCTGCTTTCGACTTAACCCGTGGAAACAGCAACGTAATATTTAGCGGTAGTGGCGTAAGTGTTGATGGAAAAACATTTGACCCATCATTATCAGGAGCCGGAAATTTCCACATTACATTTATATTTACCGATACTACGAGCTGTGAAACAAAAGGAACTTTTGTGGTAACAGTATACCGCGCACCAGACAAACCAATTATAGTTCGTATGAATGCAGATGTTCTTCAGGTACAACAAATATTCCACTCGTACCAATGGTACCGCAATGGAGTAGCCATACCGGGAGCAACAAATCAGGCATATACTATGACACGTTCAGGTGTGTATTCAGTAGTTGTCGGTACCAACCAAGGTTGTTCAACTGCAAGTGATCCGTTAGGTGTAGGTGTTCCTGTAGGTGTAAATAATGTAACTGAGCAGGTTAAGTTTAGCATTCACCCTAATCCATCATCAGGATTATTTACTATTGACATAGAAGGAATATCTGGTAAACAAACCAATATAATTGTATACGATGCACTAGGAAAACAAATTAAAGAAGTGGCCACTCATACCTTTACCACCGACTTAGATTTAACAGACTTAGCACCAGGAACATACTATGTAAGGTTAAATCAGGATAACAAAACCAGTCTTAAACCAATTATTATAGCTAAATAA